The following are from one region of the Halarcobacter sp. genome:
- a CDS encoding MFS transporter, producing the protein MEDKKEFDSSWGSVWAMALCAFVLVASEFMPVSLLTPIASDLNITEGQAGQSITASGLFGLLTSLFLTTIIGKIDRKTVMLFFTFLMGISGLMVAFAPNTFVFMTGRVLLGICIGGFWGMSAATAMRLVPKQSVPKALAVINGGNALATTVAAPLGSFLGSIIGWRGAFFCIVPIAIIAFIWQYKGLPQLPARHSYGHRPKLSSVFKLFNNWKVALGMVSTMLFFMGVFSLFTYLRPFLEKETGLDVEMLSLALLTLGVTGLIGTFIIGHLLKTRLFSLLIVIPFLMMFLSIGFILFGHNVVFVFILMALWGLFATSAPVAWWTWLSKTLPNDAEAGGGLMVAVVQLAITLGAALGGLLFDAYGYEITFVFSAIILAIGALMSSITAVYTIKNK; encoded by the coding sequence ATGGAAGATAAAAAAGAATTTGACTCCTCATGGGGTTCAGTATGGGCAATGGCACTTTGTGCTTTTGTTCTAGTTGCATCGGAGTTTATGCCGGTTAGTTTATTAACTCCAATTGCGAGTGATTTAAATATAACAGAAGGGCAAGCAGGACAATCAATAACTGCTTCAGGTTTATTTGGACTTTTAACAAGTCTTTTTTTAACAACTATCATAGGAAAAATTGATAGAAAAACAGTGATGTTATTCTTCACTTTTTTAATGGGTATTTCAGGCTTAATGGTTGCCTTTGCACCAAATACATTTGTATTTATGACTGGTCGTGTATTGCTTGGGATTTGTATTGGTGGTTTTTGGGGAATGTCAGCAGCAACTGCTATGAGACTAGTTCCTAAACAATCTGTACCAAAAGCACTTGCTGTTATAAATGGTGGAAATGCACTTGCAACAACTGTTGCAGCTCCACTTGGAAGTTTTTTAGGAAGTATTATTGGATGGAGAGGAGCATTTTTTTGTATTGTTCCTATTGCGATTATTGCATTTATTTGGCAATACAAGGGATTACCACAACTTCCAGCAAGACACTCTTATGGTCACAGACCAAAATTAAGCAGTGTATTTAAACTTTTCAATAACTGGAAAGTTGCACTAGGAATGGTATCAACAATGTTGTTTTTTATGGGTGTATTTTCACTCTTTACATATCTTAGACCATTTTTGGAAAAAGAAACAGGCTTAGATGTTGAGATGTTATCTTTAGCACTCTTAACTTTAGGAGTTACAGGTTTAATTGGAACATTTATAATTGGTCACTTACTAAAAACAAGATTATTTAGTCTACTAATAGTAATACCTTTTTTAATGATGTTTTTATCAATTGGATTTATCCTTTTTGGACATAATGTGGTTTTTGTATTTATTCTAATGGCTCTATGGGGCTTATTTGCAACTTCAGCACCTGTTGCTTGGTGGACATGGCTTAGTAAAACATTGCCAAATGACGCAGAAGCAGGTGGAGGACTTATGGTTGCAGTAGTTCAATTAGCAATTACATTAGGTGCTGCATTAGGTGGATTATTATTTGATGCATATGGATATGAAATTACATTTGTTTTTAGTGCAATTATATTAGCAATTGGTGCACTAATGTCAAGTATAACAGCAGTTTATACAATAAAAAACAAGTAA
- a CDS encoding SDR family NAD(P)-dependent oxidoreductase, giving the protein MSKIFITGSSDGIGLEAAKRLINLGHEVVLHARDKKKAKELESKFNVKILIGNLNNLEETKSLAEEINKQETFDTIIHNAGVFHEDKETIFTVNVLAPYILTTLIKKPKQLIYIGSNMHPQGSFDIEKLSTIKKVDYSTSKLLILMMSLAVARYWKDICVNTVDPGWVKTKMANYNAPDSLEDGSATQVWLASNDDLGFSGKYFYHLQETIYSKKADDVEIQDKLINIYEELTGIRFPHNN; this is encoded by the coding sequence ATGTCAAAAATCTTCATAACTGGTTCATCTGATGGGATTGGACTTGAAGCGGCAAAAAGGCTTATTAATCTTGGGCATGAGGTTGTACTTCATGCTAGAGATAAAAAAAAAGCGAAAGAGCTTGAATCTAAATTTAATGTAAAAATTTTAATAGGTAATTTAAATAATTTAGAGGAAACAAAATCTTTAGCAGAAGAGATTAATAAGCAAGAAACATTTGATACTATTATTCATAATGCCGGTGTATTTCATGAAGATAAAGAAACAATTTTTACAGTTAATGTTTTGGCACCATATATTTTAACAACTTTAATAAAAAAACCAAAACAACTCATATACATTGGTTCAAACATGCATCCTCAAGGAAGTTTTGACATAGAAAAACTATCTACTATAAAAAAGGTTGATTACTCAACCTCTAAACTTTTAATTCTAATGATGAGTTTAGCAGTTGCTAGATATTGGAAAGATATATGCGTAAACACAGTTGATCCAGGTTGGGTAAAAACAAAAATGGCAAATTACAATGCACCTGATAGTTTAGAAGATGGAAGTGCTACACAAGTATGGCTTGCTTCAAATGATGATTTAGGTTTTAGTGGAAAATACTTTTATCACCTTCAAGAAACAATATACTCAAAAAAAGCAGATGATGTAGAAATTCAAGATAAGTTAATAAATATATATGAAGAATTAACAGGGATTAGATTCCCTCATAATAATTAA